A window of Malania oleifera isolate guangnan ecotype guangnan chromosome 5, ASM2987363v1, whole genome shotgun sequence contains these coding sequences:
- the LOC131155069 gene encoding LRR receptor-like serine/threonine-protein kinase GSO2, with protein sequence MLQKPSLVLLYFLLLSILPLRTTPASNAEGEALMRWKDSWASSPTSLLSWTLSNLLGVCEWVGIDCDSSDIVSEINLFGTNIVGTLTEFSFDSFPNLINLNLSKNNLGGSIPSAISSLSKLTLLDLSNNLFTGTIPPEIGNLTPLQHLSLFNNNLTGVIPHTISNLQKVQYLNFASNYLEKVELLENSSFPLLTHLSLSKNEFTSELPKFISNCLNLTYLDLSLNHLIGTIPQSFLTNLDKLEYLNLTTNLFQGPLPLNISKLLNLKNLRLGNNLFSGFILEDLGLLSNLEILELYNNSLKGVIPSSLGQLTRLQILDLRMNELNSTIPSELGLLTNLTYLALAKNSLHGVLPLSLAKLTKLTDLGLSENFLSGGISPSLLSSLTNLISLQLQNNNLTGIIPPEIGGLTMLNYLFLHNNNLIGSIPDEIGNLKGLLGLCLSGNQLSGPIPPAVWNLTSLATLQLFSNSLTGTIPPEVANLASIVTLDLNSNQLQGELPETISQLSNLQLFSVFSNKLDGIIPQDFGGNIPSLSFVSFSNNNLSGILPPSLCSGLSMQYLAVNNNSFTGSIPACLKSCLGLIRVRLDKNKFTGSITDAFGDHPILSHIDLEDNLFSGEIPQILGNLTKLNYLDLSGNNFTGAIPKVLEKCVSLSSLIVSKNGLSGGIPPELGNLTGLQNILDLSGNSLSGVIPESLGKLALLENLNLSHNLLTGNIPATLSNMINLKSIDFSFNKLFGAIPIGKIFQNAPSTVYAENQGLCGNAQGLNPCKSSPAAAPTNIV encoded by the coding sequence ATGCTTCAAAAGCCTTCTTTGGTTCTTCTTTATTTTCTCCTTCTGTCCATCCTTCCATTGAGAACTACACCGGCAAGTAATGCCGAAGGAGAAGCTCTCATGAGATGGAAGGACAGCTGGGCTTCTTCCCCTACTTCTCTCCTTTCTTGGACCCTCTCCAACCTCTTAGGCGTATGCGAGTGGGTTGGCATTGACTGCGACTCATCCGATATCGTATCTGAAATAAATCTCTTTGGTACCAACATTGTCGGAACACTTACGGAATTCAGTTTCGATTCATTTCCTAATCTCATCAACTTAAACCTCAGTAAAAACAACCTCGGAGGCTCGATACCTTCGGCCATTTCCAGCCTCTCCAAGCTCACTTTATTGGACTTGTCAAACAATCTGTTTACTGGCACCATTCCTCCAGAGATTGGAAACTTAACTCCGCTTCAGCACCTTAGTTTATTCAACAACAATCTCACCGGTGTCATCCCCCACACAATTAGCAATCTTCAAAAGGTACAGTACTTGAACTTTGCATCAAACTACTTGGAAAAAGTAGAGTTGCTTGAGAATTCTAGTTTTCCTTTGCTTACTCACCTTAGTTTGTCTAAAAATGAATTTACATCAGAGCTACCAAAGTTCATATCCAACTGCCTAAACTTGACGTACCTTGACTTATCGTTAAATCACCTGATTGGAACAATACCCCAATCGTTTTTAACCAATCTAGACAAGCTTGAGTATCTCAATCTCACTACGAATTTATTTCAAGGACCATTGCCGCTAAATATTTCCAAGCTGCTCAACCTCAAAAATCTTCGACTTGGAAATAACCTATTCAGTGGTTTTATTCTTGAAGATCTCGGTCTGCTTTCCAACCTTGAAATCCTTGAGTTATATAATAACTCACTTAAAGGGGTCATTCCCTCTTCATTGGGCCAACTCACAAGACTTCAGATACTAGACCTCAGGATGAATGAGTTGAATTCAACAATTCCATCTGAGCTCGGCCTCCTTACCAACCTCACCTACTTGGCTCTAGCTAAGAATTCCCTCCACGGGGTCTTGCCTCTGTCCTTAGCAAAACTAACCAAGTTAACTGATTTGGGCTTATCTGAGAATTTTCTTTCTGGGGGGATCTCGCCTTCTTTGCTCTCAAGTTTGACCAATCTGATCTCTCTACAACTTCAGAACAACAACTTGACTGGCATTATTCCACCCGAAATAGGCGGACTGACTATGCTTAATTACCTTTTCTTACACAATAACAATCTCATTGGATCAATCCCGGATGAAATTGGGAACTTAAAAGGGTTACTAGGATTATGCCTTTCTGGAAACCAGCTCTCTGGTCCAATTCCTCCAGCAGTGTGGAATCTCACAAGCCTCGCAACTTTACAACTCTTCTCTAACAGCCTGACTGGCACAATTCCTCCAGAAGTTGCAAATCTCGCATCCATTGTTACCCTTGATCTCAACAGTAATCAATTGCAGGGAGAGTTGCCTGAAACCATTTCTCAACTTTCCAATCTACAGTTATTCTCTGTCTTCTCCAATAAATTGGATGGCATCATTCCACAGGATTTTGGGGGTAATATCCCCTCCTTGAGCTTTGTCAGCTTTTCAAATAACAACTTGTCTGGGATACTGCCACCAAGTCTATGCAGTGGTCTTTCTATGCAGTATCTTGCAGTGAATAACAATAGTTTCACTGGGTCAATTCCGGCATGCTTGAAGAGTTGCTTGGGACTAATTAGAGTCCGACTGGATAAGAATAAATTCACGGGAAGTATTACAGATGCATTTGGAGACCATCCAATTCTTTCACATATCGATCTCGAGGACAATCTATTTTCCGGTGAGATCCCTCAGATCCTAGGCAATTTAACAAAGCTCAACTACCTTGACTTGTCGGGTAACAATTTTACTGGAGCCATTCCTAAAGTGCTTGAGAAGTGCGTGAGCTTATCAAGCCTAATTGTCAGTAAAAATGGTCTGTCAGGCGGCATACCCCCTGAGCTTGGCAACTTAACAGGTTTGCAGAACATCTTGGATCTCAGCGGGAATTCATTATCAGGAGTAATTCCGGAAAGCCTGGGCAAGCTCGCCCTATTGGAGAACCTCAACCTTTCCCACAACCTTCTGACGGGGAACATCCCAGCGACACTGTCCAACATGATTAATTTGAAATCCATTGACTTCTCCTTTAATAAACtgtttggtgcaatcccaatcGGCAAAATCTTCCAAAACGCTCCATCAACGGTTTATGCTGAGAACCAAGGTTTGTGTGGAAATGCACAAGGACTGAATCCGTGCAAGTCCAGTCCTGCTGCTGCCCCAACAAATATCGTCTAA